Part of the Candidatus Poribacteria bacterium genome, GCACTGTCGCCGCTGCCTTGCCACTCCGCTTCATTTTCTCAATTTCGAGCTTATTCTTGATCCTAACTTTGTCCATCAGAGTATCTGTCCAATTAAGGTATGTGCGGTTGTGCTGTGAACGCGAACGTTGACAACATCTCCGATGTGGCTGTCCGCTTTCGGGAATACAGTCGTCTTGAAACCGTCCGTTTTTCCGTGGTATCTATCTGCGTCGCGTCGGGATTCGCCTTCTACAAGCACTGCGACGGTGTCACCGACGACAGCAGTGTTGATGCCCGCAGAAATGTTTTCTTGAAGTTGAATGATTTGTTCGAGACGTTCTCCCTTTACTGTTTCAGGTACATCATCAGGTAAGGCTCTGTGTGCGAGTGTTCCCTCACGTTCGGAATACTTGAACATGAACGCTGAATCGTATCGGATATCTGCCATCATCTGATACGTTTCCATGAACTCTTCATCGGTTTCAGCACAGAAACCGACAATAATATCGGTTGTGAGGGTAATATCGGGAATGCGTTCACGGAGTTTTGAGACGAGTGTCCGGTATTCCTCCGCTGTATAGGTGCGCCGCATCCGCTCAAGGACTTCGGTTGAACCCGACTGTAGAGGGAGGTGCAGATGCTTACAGACGGTTGGTGAATTCGCCATAGCATCAATCATGCTGTCCGTCGCGTCTGCGGGGTGTGGCGAGGTAAATCGCACGCGTTCCAATCCGTTCACTTCGCCGACAGTGTGGAGGAGATCTCCAAAGTCGGCACCATTATCTCGATAGGAGTTAACGGTCTGCCCCAGGAGCACGACCTCTTTGAACCCCTGATCAACGAGTTTTTCGACATCTTCAACGAGGAGTTTTAGCGGGAGGCTACGTTCTCGACCGCGAACGAAAGGGACGATACAGAAGGTGCACATCTTATCGCATCCGCGCTGAATGGTGAGCCACGCCCGAATCCCTTCTTTTCGGATAGGCGCGATGTCGGCGTAATCCTCGTTTTTGTCTAACCGTAACCCGACAAAAGGATCGCGATCCGTCAAGGAGACATGCGATTCGACATCATGTGCCAGAGAATCCAAAGCCGTCGGTAGATTCCGATACGCGTCCGGTCCCATGACGAGATCCACATACGGGGCAGCGTCCAAAAGTCGGTCACGAAGGTGTTGCGCCATACAACCGCAGACCCCGATAATGAGTTCTGGGTGGCGACGTTTCCGGTGGTTCAGATGCTTCAGCCGATTAATCACTTTCGTTTCGGCGTTTTCCCGTATCGCGCAGGTATTGATGAGGACGACATCCGCGTCGTCGAGATGTGGAACGGTCTGGTGTCCATTCTGCGCCAAAATGCCTGCCATCAGTTCACTGTCGCTGACGTTCATCTGGCACCCGTAGGTTTCGATGTAAACGCGACGGGCATGTATCGATGTTGCCCGAGAAACACTTTCGTCTTGTGGGACCTGTGGCGGTGGATGCGGTGCGTCTGCGATTTCGTTTTTATTGAAGAGTGGGAAAAGCCTATCGTTTTTCATCTTTTTAACTATGGGGTCCTGGACTGCCCTCCCTAAATTATACCGACTTACCCAATATAATCTTGATGGTATTTCCAGACATCGACCGTAAAGAGATCGCCTATGTACGCCAGGACACGATATTTGAGCGTGCGTGTCAGTCCGACGTTTACTTTGAACGGAGCCGCTTGCGCGAAGAGGTATCCGAACGATACATCCTCCACGAGAAACGTTGTTTCACCGTTTGTTGGATGCGGAAAGATACCGACTCCAACGACACTCTGTTCAGCAGCCGTGACGCCGGAGAGCGTTCCCCACACCGATCGATTCCCATTCACTGCCATTTCGCCGATCCCTCCGT contains:
- the miaB gene encoding tRNA (N6-isopentenyl adenosine(37)-C2)-methylthiotransferase MiaB yields the protein MKNDRLFPLFNKNEIADAPHPPPQVPQDESVSRATSIHARRVYIETYGCQMNVSDSELMAGILAQNGHQTVPHLDDADVVLINTCAIRENAETKVINRLKHLNHRKRRHPELIIGVCGCMAQHLRDRLLDAAPYVDLVMGPDAYRNLPTALDSLAHDVESHVSLTDRDPFVGLRLDKNEDYADIAPIRKEGIRAWLTIQRGCDKMCTFCIVPFVRGRERSLPLKLLVEDVEKLVDQGFKEVVLLGQTVNSYRDNGADFGDLLHTVGEVNGLERVRFTSPHPADATDSMIDAMANSPTVCKHLHLPLQSGSTEVLERMRRTYTAEEYRTLVSKLRERIPDITLTTDIIVGFCAETDEEFMETYQMMADIRYDSAFMFKYSEREGTLAHRALPDDVPETVKGERLEQIIQLQENISAGINTAVVGDTVAVLVEGESRRDADRYHGKTDGFKTTVFPKADSHIGDVVNVRVHSTTAHTLIGQIL